A window from Culex pipiens pallens isolate TS chromosome 3, TS_CPP_V2, whole genome shotgun sequence encodes these proteins:
- the LOC120417619 gene encoding peroxiredoxin-6, protein MALQLGDQFPNFTADTTTGKIDFHEWAGNSWVILFSHPADFTPVCTTELSAVARLVPEFTKRNVKPIALSCDSAESHRQWIADIKDYGKLGEFSYPIIDDEDRTLAVKLNMLDKDEIGSAGLPLTCRAVFVIDPSKKLRLSLLYPATTGRNFTEILRVIDSLQLTDKMRVATPADWTPGQWCMVQPSVKEEDLAKMFPGGVTKVDLPSGKQYLRKTTP, encoded by the coding sequence ATGGCCCTGCAGCTCGGAGACCAGTTTCCCAACTTTACCGCCGACACCACGACCGGCAAGATCGACTTTCACGAGTGGGCCGGCAACTCGTGGGTGATTCTGTTCTCCCATCCGGCCGATTTCACCCCGGTCTGCACGACGGAACTGTCGGCGGTGGCCCGACTGGTGCCGGAGTTCACCAAGCGAAATGTGAAGCCAATCGCGCTGTCCTGTGACTCGGCCGAATCTCACCGGCAGTGGATCGCGGACATCAAGGACTACGGCAAGTTGGGCGAGTTCAGCTATCCGATCATCGACGACGAGGACCGCACGCTGGCGGTGAAGCTGAACATGCTGGACAAGGATGAAATCGGTTCCGCGGGGTTACCGTTGACGTGCCGCGCCGTGTTCGTGATCGATCCCAGCAAGAAGCTGCGGCTATCGCTGCTCTATCCGGCTACGACCGGACGGAACTTTACGGAGATTCTGCGCGTCATCGATTCGCTGCAGCTGACCGACAAGATGCGGGTGGCCACTCCGGCCGACTGGACCCCGGGACAGTGGTGCATGGTGCAACCGAGCGTCAAGGAGGAAGATCTGGCCAAGATGTTCCCCGGGGGAGTGACGAAGGTGGATTTGCCCTCGGGCAAGCAGTACCTGCGAAAAACGACGCCCTAA